One stretch of Anguilla anguilla isolate fAngAng1 chromosome 5, fAngAng1.pri, whole genome shotgun sequence DNA includes these proteins:
- the ube2kb gene encoding ubiquitin-conjugating enzyme E2Kb (UBC1 homolog, yeast) — protein sequence MANIAVQRIKREFKEVLKSEETSKNQIKVDLVDENFTELKGEIAGPPDTPYEGGRYQLEIKIPETYPFNPPKVRFITKIWHPNISSVTGAICLDILKDQWAAAMTLRTVLLSLQALLAAAEPDDPQDAVVANQYKQNPEMFKQTARLWAHVYAGAPVSSPEYTRKIDKLCAMGFDKNAVIVALSSKSWDVETATELLLSN from the exons ACGAGCAAAAACCAGATAAAGGTGGACCTGGTAGACGAGAATTTCACAGAGCTGAAGGGGGAGATAGCAGGACCCCCGGACACGCCGTACGAAG gTGGCAGATATCAACTAGAAATAAAGATTCCTGAAACATATCCATTTAACCCTCCAAAG gtGCGTTTTATTACAAAGATATGGCACCCAAACATCAGCTCGGTCACTGGGGCGATATGCTTGGACATTCTTAAAGATCAGTG ggCAGCCGCCATGACGCTGCGCACGGTGCTGCTATCGCTACAGGCTCTGCTGGCGGCAGCGGAACCAGACGACCCTCAGGACGCAGTCGTGGCAAATCAG TACAAGCAGAACCCAGAGATGTTCAAACAGACGGCCCGACTGTGGGCGCACGTGTACGCGGGCGCGCCCGTCTCCAGTCCCGAGTACACCCGCAAAATAGACAAACTGTGCGCCATGGGCTTCGACAAA aaCGCAGTAATAGTGGCCTTGTCTTCGAAATCGTGGGACGTGGAGACGGCGACAGAGCTGCTGCTTAGCAACTGA